One window of the Trifolium pratense cultivar HEN17-A07 linkage group LG2, ARS_RC_1.1, whole genome shotgun sequence genome contains the following:
- the LOC123905931 gene encoding pentatricopeptide repeat-containing protein At1g12300, mitochondrial-like: MSFSLSRLALLRSNNNITTSTFLHSFSSKSRFTHNDIDNDVDNAVSSFHSMLRMNPTPSIVEFCKILTSLVKMKHYPTAISLSNQLQFNGIMPDIVTFSILINCYCHVGHMTFAFSLLAKILKLGYQPNVITLTTLIKGLCFNGKVKEALHFHDHVVAHGFHLNQVCYGTLINGLCKNGETRAALQVLRRIEGKLVKPDAVMYNTIIDSLCKDKLLIDAKDLYSEMIVKGISPDVITYTSLIYGFCIVGQLKEAIGLLNEMFVFRKLNGDVYIFNILLDALCKEGNVKEAKNVLAVMVKQGIKPDVVTYTSLLDGYCLVNEVNKAKVIFNTMVQRGVIPNVRCYNVMINGLCKIKMMDEAMNLLKEMQNKKLIPDAVTYNSLIDGLCKSGRISHAWELLDEMQDRGQPANVITYSSLLHALCKNHYVDKAIALVKKIKDKGIQPDMHTYNILMDGLCKEGRFLDAQVIFHDLLIKGYNVTVWTYNIMINGLCKEGLFDDAESLLLKMEDNGCVPNAITYEIIIRALFENDENDKALKLLHEMIASGRLM; the protein is encoded by the coding sequence ATGTCGTTCTCACTCTCAAGGTTAGCTTTACTTCGttctaataataatatcacaacTTCCACTTTCCTTCATTCCTTCTCATCTAAATCTCGATTCACTCACAATGATATTGATAATGATGTTGATAATGCTGTTTCTTCATTCCATAGCATGCTTCGTATGAATCCAACCCCATCCATTGTTGAATTTTGCAAGATTTTAACTTCCCTTGTTAAGATGAAACATTATCCCACTGCTATTTCCCTTTCTAACCAATTACAATTCAATGGAATTATGCCTGATATTGTTACTTTCAGTATATTGATCAATTGTTACTGCCACGTCGGTCATATGACTTTTGCCTTTTCTCTATTGGCTAAGATTCTCAAGTTGGGTTATCAGCCCAATGTCATAACTTTAACGACTCTTATCAAAGGTTTGTGTTTTAACGGTAAGGTAAAGGAAGCACTGCATTTTCACGACCATGTGGTTGCACATGGATTTCACCTCAACCAAGTTTGCTACGGGACCTTGATCAATGGACTGTGTAAAAATGGAGAAACAAGGGCTGCCTTGCAAGTTCTAAGACGAATCGAAGGGAAATTGGTCAAGCCTGATGCAGTAATGTACAACACAATTATTGATAGTTTGTGTAAAGATAAGCTTTTAATAGATGCTAAGGATTTATATTCTGAAATGATTGTAAAGGGCATTTCTCCTGATGTTATTACTTACACTTCTCTGATATATGGATTTTGCATAGTTGGTCAATTAAAAGAAGCAATTGGACTTTTAAATGAAATGTTTGTATTCAGAAAACTCAATGGAGATGTTTATATCTTTAATATATTGCTCGATGCTTTATGCAAGGAAGGAAATGTCAAAGAAGCTAAAAATGTGTTAGCTGTTATGGTGAAACAAGGTATCAAACcagatgttgttacttataCTTCATTACTAGATGGGTATTGCCTAGTTAATGAAGTCAACAAGGCCAAAGTTATATTCAACACTATGGTTCAAAGAGGAGTGATTCCTAATGTTCGTTGCTATAATGTCATGATTAATGGGTTGTGTAAGATTAAAATGATGGATGAAGCCATGAACCTCTTAAAAGAAATGCAAAACAAGAAGCTTATTCCTGATGCAGTAACCTACAATTctcttattgatggtttgtgcaaATCAGGGAGAATCTCTCATGCTTGGGAGCTTCTTGATGAGATGCAAGATAGGGGTCAACCTGCCAATGTGATCACTTACAGTTCTTTATTACATGCTTTATGTAAAAACCATTATGTTGATAAGGCAATTGCATTGGTCaagaaaattaaagacaaaGGCATTCAACCAGATATGCACACATACAATATACTCATGGATGGACTTTGCAAGGAAGGGAGATTTCTGGACGCACAAGTGATTTTTCATGATCTTTTGATTAAAGGCTATAATGTAACAGTCTGGACATATAATATTATGATCAATGGTCTTTGTAAAGAGGGTTTGTTTGATGATGCTGAGTCCCTACTGTTAAAAATGGAAGACAATGGCTGTGTTCCTAATGCTATAACTTATGAAATAATTATCCGTGCTCTCTTTGAAAATGATGAGAATGATAAGGCCTTGAAACTTTTACATGAAATGATTGCCAGTGGTCGTCTAATGTAA